The Diabrotica undecimpunctata isolate CICGRU chromosome 3, icDiaUnde3, whole genome shotgun sequence genome includes the window TCAAGAGAAAACATTTGCCCGTCCCTGATACCTACGGTTTCAAAACCATTGAGCTCTGGGGGGACTTTTTCCGTGTGATCGAGCCCTACCATGCTGTGGTATCATCCACAAATTTTCTGGTTTTCATCATCACAAACATGTTTTGATCTTAATGGCCATTATATCAGCTATTATTCTGTCTATACTGTATAGTAATTCAGCATAATTAGGTAGCAATTcagtgttcataatttttaatcgCTCCCACTTCTTACAAGTGTTTATTCTTGGTGGCGGTGCATTTGTGCCACGAAACTCTTGTGCCATTTGGCTTACAAGATTATTATGTATCTCGCTATTGGTCTGTTGGgtattatcaggttgagtttcttgtatggtAAGTTCAGGAATCTCTGCTTAGGTTTTTCATTAGGAACTTTATTTATCACTGTCTACtgattataaatttaatatattgtgTGTTCCTGATGGTATTGCTTCGAGTTTCTCTAATAAGAGTATTTCTTATATTTAcaggtattgatctgctattatTAGTTCATACCTGAATATGTGaatactccctgcaaaattcggcattcAGATATTGTCGATAGCATGCACCGATATACACTCTCCATTTTTTGTGCACCTTCGACTAGTGGAACTCTTGGTATTGACTTCCATCTCGGACAGCGAGTGCGGATTGGGATTCACAACCGACTACAAGCGTTTATATTATAGCCGATGTCGATTTTATAATCAGTCAAGTTTAAATTTCCAGACTGCTCGGATGTCTTTAAGAGCCTGCTTAGTTCTGAAATACAACTTGTTTTAAAATGGCGACCGTCATCTGTAATTTTATATAATTAGAAGTATTAAATATTAGAAGCTTATATGTATTTTGTTATGTAGTGGAGATTTTCGGAAGTTTTCGCTCGATTTCCatttttttattgtggttaacactCTCCTCGTTTTCTTTCTACTAAGAATCTCTTCGTTTATCCACTTTATTTTTAATAGCTGGTGATAAATCCATGCATAATGAGTGCGCCCAACTAATATCAATATAAAACTGTAACGATAATGCCGTCATCGCTTGCCTTCCTCTTTCTTTTTGTCCGATCTTCCACTAACAACCTACTACTACCATCGACGCACGCTGGAGATGGAACGCCTGTCAAAAGTATAAAACATCACAAAGAACGACGAGAAATAAGTTCTAGGCTGAGCACTCAGGAGAGTCCACCGTTCTGTCTCGTCTCTGCGATCGAGTATTGCTCGATCACTTCCGTACCTCACCTGGGCTAGGTGAGTATTGACCAGCCGCTCCCCGGTTTTTGGATATTGTCAAAAGAACAATCAAAACAATGGACTAGAAAGGGAGAACCGGTTCCGAAGAAGACTAAGACCGTTTCATCTGCAGGCGTGCGtggtatataatttttattgacTATAGTGAAAAAGGAAAAATTATCAACGGTGAGTAATATGCTAACTTATTGTAACTTTTGAGCGAAGAAATCAAGCAAAAATAGCCGCATTTTGGCTAAGAAGAAAGTGTTGTTTTATTAAGCACAATTCGCCAGCTCATATATCCGTTATTGCAGTGGCCAAAATGTATGAATTAAAGTCTGCATTGCTACCTTATACACCATATTCGCCAGATTTAGCATCGTAGGATTATTTTCTGTCAAAGCGGTCAAAGATTTTCCAACTGTGAAGAAATGATGTCGGGAGTTATTTTGCTCGGTCCTATTTTGAGGAGGAAGACACTTCTTCTTTTAAAAAAGGTACTTATTACTTATATAACTGATTTAACACAACtgggaaaaatatatagaactaaaaggagattatgttgaaaaataaataaattttttcccaAAATTGTGTGCTTTCTTTGTTGGGTCGGGTGCTTCTGGGACTATCGTAGCAATCCACGGCCTCCTACAAACTGTCtaaaatcaaataattaaatGGTACCAaattttttagtgtatttcatttgTTGGTCAACCTTTTGGTCCAAGTGCTTCTGGGAATACCGCTGGAAATGGTACATCGATGGTGGAGGGTCCTTATAGTATATCTGGCAGGTGTCTTGGCTGGTTCTTTGGGCACATCCATCATGGATCCAACTGTAAAATTGGCTGGTGCTAGTGGCGGTGTGTATTCTCTGGTGACTGCTCATATTGCATCTATAGTAATGGTAAGATCGTATGGACTAATAAAGCATCCAATCCATTTTGAATAAaatagtatataatatatatattactataataatatatattttgaatataaatttatatatgacAAACTATATGAACACTTTAGAAAAAGCGTAAAGATTAGCTTCctttgtttttgtataaaaaCTTAACTTCGGTTAATTATTATCTGTTTGCTTAGGCgactaaataaatattgtgacTATGGAAGACGGAATTTAATTTGGTTTTTAACGGATGTTCTAATACTGTGTCAGTAAACAATGTAATTTATAAAGATAAATACGGAAAGGAtttacagggtgattcattatgAATGGGTCAAGTGGCAAGTGGTACCTTTATggtcagaaaacaaaaataatattttatttaacaatatagGTCTAAGTTCGCTAGTTAGAGATAGTTAGTCTAAgatagaattataaatttataaaaaataaggaaaccacttttcaaaaatattctagttcatatcctcatgatacttgttttttttttatgtaaacagGTTTAAACCACCTTGTTAAAAACGTCAATCACTACCTATGTCTGTAATAATGAAACTTCCCGCTTTAGGTTCTTCCCGAAAGTTCTTTTTAGCCGGCTAAAAGTTGAATATCCTTAAAAGTCTGTCGTCAACTTTTAATATTTAAGCTTTGTCTTTGTCCTTTGAATTTACTCAGACGACACTGCTCTCGTAACAATAGTACGAGATACAGATGTCCTCGAAAGGCACGCTCAAAATCACCTAAATTATATCGATAGGTGATGCTGGAGATGGAGAGTAACGTCTAATCCTAACAAAACACAGATCATACTTTTGAGACATCCCAACGTTAGCGGCTACCGCACACAATTCAGACCAGATATTTATTAAAACATTAAACTGGAGACAAGATCTGATCACAACCCGTAACAGGGATAGGAAAAGGGTCGGCCTACTCAATGCTCTATGTGAAACATTCGGACGGACGCAAACTAAAACACTTATACACACTTATAAAATGTACATCCGGCCCGTGATTAATAACGAGATCAATATCTCCGTTTTGCTCAACAACCAGAAACCAGTGTCGCCATCCACAACGAACAAAGACTTCCTAAAGAGGCAACAAAAGTCACCTAAATAGGACTCCCCGAACAAACGAATAAGAAAACACAAATACTACATCCCAAAGAACAATGAAGCTGTAATCCTCATTCAACTACGTTTTGTccatataattatatttttagcCAAAAACTCTAAAATGAAACTTTTCAGATATCTCTTTGCACAgcgaaaattcattttatgtagtGTTCTGTGTAATACCCTTAAGAATATTTCATTTAAAGTATTTTTGGCTTTTCAACATACAGGTATATACAATTTGGTCATTTTTATGACTCTCCGTCTGGGAGACAAActaatttaaattcaaattaatttGAAATTCGATCATTTTCGGATATCGGAACGAAAAAACGATATTTTTCTTTCTAACCTGATATTTTAGTCAAGCGGTACTTCCAATACTGCTAGACTTTATAATTATATTGAGAAAGCAATATTTAACTAAATCAATAAAAACGgctgaaatatttatttgaacCAGCAGTGGAACTATTCatagataattaaaaaataaatttattttgcaGGAAATTGGATAGTTCATTAATATCTGTCAGTAAGTTAAAGACATATAATaacaaaaactattaataaataatcaaaataatactTTTTAACTACTAATACAAAATGATGGTTAATTTTTAAACATGAGTATATGATcgactaaatattaaatttagtatttattaaaaaaaagtaaatacacTATAACATTTTCAGCTAACATTAACTTAGCTTCGAATTTCATATCATCGTACTAAAAAGTACTAGTAGCTTGTGGAATATGTTTTGTCGTTCGAAGAACAACGCGGTTTTTTGGttcgaaataaattttattattcagTATAATTTTCGTAAAATTCAACACACGTGTTCTAGTAATATCTACTTTATGGATTCCATCCCTGAAATTAAAATCTAGAAGACTGTCTAAATACGCTTCTACGGATGCTTTACTTCTGCATAAAAAGTATGTCAATATTATTCATAAAATTAGATTACaatattcatttaaatatttaatcactCTTTCAGTCATTTATGTTTACTTCACATCATATAGTTGGTTAACCTTATTTACAATACTAATAAatagaagaactgtcacactttaacctacaacTGCTTCAACTTATCAATTGTTACCTCTCAAAAATTTATTAGACACCAAAAAACTAGTCCTTTTTTGCCAGTTCCTCTCCTTACAAGTGATGTAGTGCCACTAAGTGcccccttttaaattaaatgtctgttatGTCTTTTTGAATGTGTTCTACTTGTCCCCAAGTGTCCTTAAGtgttgtttaattttaaatttacttgacaTCACAATAATTTCTGCCCAAATACAGACCAAATCGATTCATCATAATTTGATAGTTACAAGTTGGAGTTATTTCACACCCAAAACTTATACATCTACCTTTTTATATATTATCATAGTGCTGTCTgttctaaataaataatttcaatagATTAACACACATTTCCAACATATacctcttgaataaatataaataacttttaaataatataacacatcacatttattttaacaaacaaTCTACACAATACCTAATTTCCTAGTTTAGTTGTTAATATCTTTCCCATCAAGAACTTTCCCTGTATTTGGTAAATAGTTACaataaaaccgatgatcacccatcaccagtttaccataacagtttgaactatgttttctaaaacattaaataataattcttgtatcggcatgtaagtaatatttattagttatttatttatttaatttcaattttactatagagcgtttcacgttaagaaaataacattgcggagatagggccatgtatttcttatggacgatagaagcgcagcgatgccacgatgaacgaaACAAGCACGATTCAAGGTtgtatataatttgtattttcgttttcacagacatgaattattaaattaatgttttttaacgtaattgaccaaaagtgcccattcgaaacaagagatgaaaagtagggaaaatgattttaattaaataaatagtatttacaaaagataattttattttatcttattttaattatagtaacgacagtttatttgtttttcggtaagaatatcatataccatgaatcatagaaatcggTAGAAAATATTGTTTAGTTAAATCatccactttgccggctattaaaggtttaaaagcaaataaacggaccgcttggaatgcatatatctaattactaattgcaacttaaaataatacggtgtacgtatgtcagcgattttatgtcgttctctgagactacataatgataataaggctttgtggttctttagttgttattctgactttacagttaaatgttaattgaaaatggaaattcgaaaaatatatcgacaatctagtaaaccgcatgcctgagagttttggcaacactgatctccataagcctaatgttattttcttaacgtggaacgctgtatagattgttttttcacttaatttttactttgtgtatttaatcaattttaaagtttaataatcaaatatattctTTACCAGACAGTACCCTAATACGGGTTTTTATAATTGTAATCTTGTGAAGATGCATAACAAATTATAGTATGctaaaccggtcgttggtggtagaataaattgattgtttgtaagtcttattcttatttctgtttatctatttgaaatggactcacaaaGGCAACATACTCAAGATTCGAAGAAAGTCATTTGCCACGGATGAATTGTTTGAGATGATAGCCAAATTTAATTCACCAATTTGAGCGATAGTTTGTTTTCTTCTGTAAACTGTTGTAAGCTAAGTCTTTTGTCACAAATTTTGTATCCAGCTGGTCCAAAAGTTTATAATAATAATCTGAGATTATGGTTCTACCCGTTTGTAGGTATTCCACCAGGAAAAAGAACTGATGttaacaaaatccacaaggaaactaaattcctgtagctggctatataccatgtatcacaataaatttatttaaaaattcctttataaaaggtataatattaaaaacactatcgggctacatcatcagtgctatcctaaaagtctaaccactttaattaaatcaaacgaaaacgttctgtgatgtagcccgatagttTTTAATACTATACctattataaaggaatttttaaataaaatttttgatgttaacaagtttttggTCTATTTTTGAATCCCAACTCGCTTCGGAGCCGAAGTACGGGGTTCACAACATTCTTTACCTTCTTGTTTTGGTTCAAGGTTCATAATGGTAGAACCTAGTCTCAATGACTAAAAGTCATGACAACCTAGTATCCTTAAAATGATGAAACGATACATTAAATTTGTCCCCTTTCTAGAACACTCCAAATTTTATTGAGAACGTGGCATTTGaatgtgtgttttttttttgttatattgttCCAATCAGCAAATATAGCCTCCGTTGCATACACATGACTCTGAAacccaaaacaaaacaaaaatattgccACATTACCTAATGAGATTCACATGGCTGTTAGTAATTCTCCCTCAGTTAAACCACGATCTTCCTATACCAAATTCTTGATTTTTTCTGTAATTTCTGTTCATGCACTTTTTGGACGTCATTCACGTATATACTATAATACTTGTATGACCACGTTTAAATTCAGCATTCTGTCAATGTACTATTCTAATTGAAGAAAAAAGCACTTATAAACTTTTCATAATCGTTCATGAATTTGTTTTGGTTGGTAATCTACAGTAGTACcacatttagaaaaataaaacaacGAACCTAATGGCGCCATCTCTTATTCAACGATAACATTTAATAAACATCCAATTACATCGTTAACAAAATAATTGAccaaaacctaacctaacctaaccattTCCCGGTGTCGTAAAACTGGAATTATTAATTTACGAAATAATAAATTAAGAGACAGAAATCTAGATAAAAATAATTCTGAAGTAGAGTGAAAGAACTCAATCAAAAAATGATGATTCATTCAAATTTTTACCCACTTCGCAAGTTATAAATGTCACTCCAACACAATTATTTCATTGTTATTCTTAATATAAGGTTTGTTTTGTGACGGGAGATCGGGTAGCTTACTTGTTTAATGGCTGCAAAGTTGTAGGTTTGTTCTTGTTATCTTATAAAATGTACAATGAGGAAATCAGATACGATATTTATAAAAGAGATTTAATTTCCATATTTATTGAGATACTAAAAACAAGCTATACAATGCTTTACAAAAGTGGAAATaaagaatgtcaattttgtatagatataattaataaataaataaatactggtTCTTCTGGTGGTttcttattttcattaaaatgatGCTAGCCGTCGTATGTAAAATAAATTATCTTCTGTATTCTTACATGCTAGATGGATTTGATAAAGTTTTAGGAGGAAACTACAAAAAGCAACAGACAATATTAATTTCTGTCAGTATACGAAAAAGTTGTGTTCGTGGCCGTGTGGAAGAATGTAGTAGTCCTACAAATCTAGAATTACAAAATTATAGAATTATAAAAACGCAAAGGCACGAATGGTTTTATATACAgtgataataattaataaattactaAGCATGTActtcaaaatttttgaaagaaaTTCAAAAATCACATGGACATAAATAAGTTAGGAGATCAaaattaaagatataaaaaaatgtgacatTAGATATGAGCCATGCTTGACAAGATAACATGTATCATCAGTTTTACCAATCTTTAAAAAGAAACTATGTATACAAGGGACGTATAAAAACAAGAGTTATACGAAAAGTAATTGAATTAGCcgaaaatcaaaatagaaaaataataattgaacTGGTATTCATTTGGTTGTAAGAATTAATTAGTAgtcgaaagaagaaaaaatattgaaacaaatcAGTAAGGTGACAAATAAATGAAATCTAAAGAAATTGgaaacaaacaaattattttaagataacaaataaaaataaaacttttataacatttcaatttataaacagatttaattttttatttttagaattggAAGGAAATGTCTTTTCCCATAGCCCAGCTACTCGTCTTCTTAGTGATAGCGGGTACCGATATAGGAACTTCCATCTACAATCGTTACGTTTTAGACATTAACGAACACATCGGGTACGCCGCACATTTCGCTGGCGGTTTGGCAGGCCTGTTGGTGGGTATCAACGTTTTAAGAAATCTAAGCGTCACGAGGACAGAAAGGATCATCTGGTGGATTTCCATGATTACATATGGACTGCTGATgggtatttgtattatttggaACTTGGCGTGGAGTAATTATTTTCCAGATGAAAGATATCGTCGATAGTGAGGTTACTCTACGTCACTTTTAGAAATATCAGgggtaattataaaaaaaagtattgttGTCACAAAAGAAACGATTCACTTAAggtttagtattattttttatgtttgctATAGGCTATAGGTTTTTTTTCGTCCTGACACAACAGTATTATTTTTGCCTTCACTGCCGTTCAGTAGAGGATCATTTGCTggttttttgaaataaatatgaGGGtaacataaaaaggttaaaggaTAAAAAGGTTCTTGACTTAGCCGATAAATGCCACTACAAATGAAATGAAGTTTTTTATGTTGATACACTTGTTGCAAAAGTAAATGTCTACTGTAAGTTACTTTGTTGTTTTTAGTCAGTTGTATTGTAACATTAATGAAGATGCAATTCGCCCATTTGACAGTTGCAATTGTTAAGCATCTTCCAATATTCACGGATCATTTCCAGCAACGCTTAAATTAGACCaagtacagtccatctaatttacaaaccgttgcacgtcattatctacgtcagttGACAATAATtgagagatcgaagttgacatagttgccaaagtataaaaaattcctgaatccattttaaatcaaataggttacataattattgcaaaagtgcacaacaacagtatacaacaaaataaattaatatttaatgtaaataaatagaaataaaacaggagttaaaaaataatcttgttaaaaacaatttgagccgcttgtttaaataacaacatagtttaattaatagtaaataataaaaacaaaactaaagtgtcaacaccgcaactgtcaaataagtgttac containing:
- the LOC140436650 gene encoding rhomboid-related protein 1-like isoform X2, which produces MHDRNSDKKLDFEEFYEMINNPDLNYVFGHYISRYINWVVPRRQIPRTPTTVTDGLYEEEYSCYPPAVGMLIISLVEIIFFCIDEAAEYESTKYASGPCATLFIYEPSRRREVWRYITYMFVHVGVFHLLVNLLVQVLLGIPLEMVHRWWRVLIVYLAGVLAGSLGTSIMDPTVKLAGASGGVYSLVTAHIASIVMNWKEMSFPIAQLLVFLVIAGTDIGTSIYNRYVLDINEHIGYAAHFAGGLAGLLVGINVLRNLSVTRTERIIWWISMITYGLLMGICIIWNLAWSNYFPDERYRR